From the genome of Abyssibacter profundi:
GTGACGGTTTCCAATTCGCCCAGGTTCATGCGGATGCTGGCGTCGCCGTCGATGTCGATGACGATTTTGCCGGGCTGCGCGAACTGTGCGCCAATCGCCGCGGGCAGGCCGAAGCCCATGGTGCCCATGGAGCCCGATGTCAGCCAGAGCCGTGGTTCGCGGAAATCAAAATACTGGGCTGCCCACATCTGATGCTGGCCGACGCCGGTCGCGATGACCGCCTCGCCTCCGGTCAGCCTGTTAATGGCTTCCAGGACAGCATAGGGCTGAATCAACTCGCTCTCGCGGTCGTAATTCATGGCGTAGGTCGACTTCAGTTCGGCGATGTGGCTGTGCCAGGCCGAGAAGTCGGTTTGCAGCTGCCGGTTCTGGCCGAAGCCCAGCAATGCTTCGAGTGCTGGCGCCAGGCGACCGACATGATGCCAGTGCACCGGTTTGACCTTGCCGATCTCCGATGCGTCGATATCGAAGTGCGCGATGTGCTTGGCCTTGGGCGCAAAGCGGTCGGGCACGCCCGCCACGCGATCATCGAAGCGTGCGCCCAGCGTGATCAGAAAATCACAGTCGTCGACGGCATAGTTGGCGTAGGCCGTGCCGTGCATGCCGAGCATGTGCAGCGACCTCGGCTGGGTGGTGTCGTAGCTGCCCAGGCCCATCAGGGTCGTGACCACAGGGATCCCGTAGGCATCTGCGAATGCCCGCATGGCCTGGCTGGCCTCGCTGGAAATCACCCCCCCACCCGCGTAGATCAGCGGTCGTTCGGCCTGGTTGAGCAGGGCGAAGAAATCCTCGCAACGTCGTTCGGACAACTGGGCTGTCTCCACGGCGCGCAGGCGCTGCCGATAACCAGGGATGGGAAGCTCGCCGGCGCCGCGGTACGGGCCTGTCCAGTTCTGCACATCCTTGGGCACGTCGATGACCACCGGGCCGGGACGTCCGGTCCGGGCAATCTCGAACGCGGATCGCACGGTGGCTTCCAGGCGCTCGGGTTCGGTGACCAGGAACACATGCTTGGCGCAGTTGCCCATGATGTTGGTCACCGGGGCTTCCTGAAACCCATCGGTCCCGATGGCGCCGGTCGGAACCTGACCACAGATCACCACGATGGGGATGGAGTCGGCCATGCAGTCGCGGACCGGGGTGACACAGTTGGTGGCGCCCGGTCCGGACGTGACCATCGCCACACCCACCCGACCCGAGGCGCGCGCATAGCCCGCAGCCATGAATCCGGCGCCCTGCTCGTTGGCCGGTACGATCAGCGGCATCGCGTCGGCGTGGTCGGCGTTGTAACGAAAGACCGCGTCGTAGGTGGGTAGAATCGCACCACCGGAGTAACCAAAGATGACGTCGACCCCCTGCTCAGCCAGGACGCGGACGATGATCTCGGCACCCGACAGGGTCTCCGGTTCACGTCGCAGGGCAGAGTCGGCTGGGTTCACGGGCGCGCTCGTCATCAGAAGTCACAAGCTGTGTGGGGTGGAACAGCTCAGTTTATCGGAGGCCGGGTTGCGGTGCAGCATTTTCCGCCCGAATTCGCTTGATTTTCGGGGGCGGCCTGATTACCGTGCGCGACTCTTTAAAACCCGGGCCGGGCGTTGCGACACATCATCTCGATCTTGCTGCAGAACGAATCAGGCGCGCTGGCTCGCGTGGCCGGGCTGTTCTCGTCACGTGGCTACAACATCGAATCGTTGTCGGTTGCCCCGACCGATGACCCCGCCGTGTCCCGGTTGACACTGGTCACCACGGGGACAGACCAGGTCATCAATCAGATCAACAAGCAGATCTCCAAGCTCATCGATGTCGTGGACCGGGTCGAATTGACGCGTCGCGGCCATGTTGAGCGTGAATTACTGCTGGTCAAAGTGCGTTTCGTGGTGACATCCAAGGACCGCATGACCGAGTTGCTGGAGCGTTATCACGCTGAAGTCGTCGATCAGGCTGACGGGCTCCGTGTCATCGAAATGACCGGAACCGGCATCGAAGTTGATGACTTCCTGCGCGAATTGCGTGAATTCGTCGAAATTCACGAAGTCGTGCGTAGCGGCGTGGCCGCCATCGCCAGCGGCGATCAGATTCTGGCGCTACGGCATACCGCCTAGCCGCCCTCTCTTTCGACACAGACCGGAGAAACCCCGTGGCATTGAACGTCTACTACGACAAGGACGCTGACCTATCCCTCATCCAGGGCAAGCAGGTGGCGATTCTCGGTTATGGCTCCCAGGGCCATGCCCATGCGTTGAATCTGCATGACAGTGGCGTTTCC
Proteins encoded in this window:
- the ilvB gene encoding biosynthetic-type acetolactate synthase large subunit, with translation MNPADSALRREPETLSGAEIIVRVLAEQGVDVIFGYSGGAILPTYDAVFRYNADHADAMPLIVPANEQGAGFMAAGYARASGRVGVAMVTSGPGATNCVTPVRDCMADSIPIVVICGQVPTGAIGTDGFQEAPVTNIMGNCAKHVFLVTEPERLEATVRSAFEIARTGRPGPVVIDVPKDVQNWTGPYRGAGELPIPGYRQRLRAVETAQLSERRCEDFFALLNQAERPLIYAGGGVISSEASQAMRAFADAYGIPVVTTLMGLGSYDTTQPRSLHMLGMHGTAYANYAVDDCDFLITLGARFDDRVAGVPDRFAPKAKHIAHFDIDASEIGKVKPVHWHHVGRLAPALEALLGFGQNRQLQTDFSAWHSHIAELKSTYAMNYDRESELIQPYAVLEAINRLTGGEAVIATGVGQHQMWAAQYFDFREPRLWLTSGSMGTMGFGLPAAIGAQFAQPGKIVIDIDGDASIRMNLGELETVTTYNLPVKVVVLNNYGDGMVKQWQRLFFKGRFAFSDKSLHKKDFVKAAEADGFPWAKRLDQTADIDAVVKDFVEFDGPAFLEVIIDPEAGVYPMVGPGMSYAQMITGDHIPSRHAPSEQADQSEMF
- the ilvN gene encoding acetolactate synthase small subunit codes for the protein MRHIISILLQNESGALARVAGLFSSRGYNIESLSVAPTDDPAVSRLTLVTTGTDQVINQINKQISKLIDVVDRVELTRRGHVERELLLVKVRFVVTSKDRMTELLERYHAEVVDQADGLRVIEMTGTGIEVDDFLRELREFVEIHEVVRSGVAAIASGDQILALRHTA